From Spirosoma aerolatum, one genomic window encodes:
- the tssD gene encoding type VI secretion system tube protein TssD: MAYKANLTVAGLEDLPIYEFAISLHQAMDNRGRPASGVFTGDIFLLVEGGNDIFFEWLCEATRTESGKIKTIDDSGSTLVEYAFESAFITDVNENFIDDSMGIRNEFNLISAEEDDNTNIAHRVYNQIRGKDDNFRPLLSAFDQARGFQRRTGNAYVTYFSLSCEKIRVRDVEHDNQWGKK, from the coding sequence ATGGCTTACAAAGCAAATTTAACCGTTGCCGGCCTCGAAGACTTACCAATCTATGAATTCGCCATTTCGTTGCATCAGGCGATGGATAACCGGGGGCGACCGGCTTCCGGCGTATTCACAGGCGATATTTTTTTACTTGTAGAAGGAGGAAACGACATCTTCTTCGAATGGCTTTGCGAGGCTACCCGCACCGAAAGTGGTAAAATCAAGACCATCGACGATTCGGGAAGTACCCTGGTTGAGTATGCCTTCGAAAGCGCTTTTATCACCGATGTTAATGAGAACTTTATTGACGATAGTATGGGTATCCGCAATGAGTTCAATTTAATATCGGCTGAAGAAGACGATAATACCAATATTGCGCACCGGGTGTACAATCAAATTCGTGGTAAAGACGATAATTTCCGCCCTCTGCTAAGTGCTTTTGATCAGGCTCGCGGCTTTCAACGTCGTACGGGTAATGCCTACGTTACTTATTTCTCGTTATCCTGCGAAAAGATCCGGGTACGGGATG